In the genome of Bacteroidota bacterium, the window GTTATCGTGAAATGCCTCTGGATATGAAAAATATTATCATTGCCGAAATCAGGAAAGAAGCATACATGATTTTGAACAAACACTATCCTGATAATGACACCTCCTATGTAACAATCTCACACGGAATATTTGAAGAAATGCACGAGAAGAAACCAAAAGAAAAATATTTCCGAACAATATTTAACACAAGTACAAAGAAGATTGAAAAGTTTGTCGCAGAAGATACGCTCTACAATAAATATTATTTTGACCCTGTCTCTTTTGCTCTTAATGTTAATCCATCTACAAGTCCTGCAAGTATCAGTCCATATTCAGCCATGAATGGAAATCCGATACTTTACAATGACCCTACGGGAGAATCGGGAGAAGTAACTATTGATAAGCAAACAAGAACGCTTACCATAACTTCTAACATTACATTTTATGGAAGTTCTGCAAGTTTAGCTCTTGCAACACAAACGGCAAATGATATTCAAACCAAATGGAATGCTGCGGGTGGAAAGGTAAGCATAGGTGGTACAGAATATAATGTCCTTTTTTCTGTTACAGGAGAATATAAACCGGGGCTTACTCCTGCGGAAGTGGCAAAGAATACAGATATAAAACAAAATTTTGTAAGAGTGGAAGAAACAGCGGCAGGCAATATATCATCGTATGATTTTGCTGGTAATTCAGGATATTTTTTATTGAGTAATATACAAGGGGCAGGAACAACAACAGAAGCACATGAATACGGACATGGTTTAGGTTTAGTACCAGGGACGGAAGGTTATCACCCAGAAGACCTTGATTTGAGGGGAGAGGGGCAACCAGGAATTATGTATCCAAGAGGTACATTAGTGGATGCACCTTATACATATAGCCCAGCAAAAGGGGCTTCTACCGTTGACCCAAATACAGGAAGGGGTGTTAATACTTTAAGTCCTGAAAAAAGAAAGGTAACCCAGTCAGATATCAATATGCTTGGTTTAGATAAGCTGAAATTTGATAATACTGGGAAAGCAAATTTAGGTAGGATTACTAACACATATAAACAAAAAAAACCATAAAAATAATATGGAAATAAAATTTAGCAATAATAATATGGCACTGAAAATATTTACATTTTTACTTTTGTTAATATCGCTGACGATTATATCATGTTCAGCAAACAAAATTGATTCTCTCACAACAGATAAAGATGTATTTGCTTTTGTGCAACAATTTTTTCCCGACTTTAAGGGTTTTGATGAATACTACAATGAAACAATAAAAATCTCAGATTCATTAAAAGTTCGTAACTGGACAAAGACCGACATTGATAACAATGGTGAAACCGACCTTTTAGTTTTTAGAGGAAATGATTTACCTAATATCCTGACTCTTCTTTCTTTTAATGGAACTTACAAAAAAATAAGTGCCAAATATCATTGTAAGTATCAGTTTATTTATCCAATTGTTAAAACCATAGACAATAAAAAACTACTTCTTCTTTATAGTCAAGAACAGACGGGATATGACCCTAACACAAAACATTTTACTTATACAAAACTTGCCTGCGAAACATTAACTATAAAGAATAATTTATTTCTAAATTATATTCAGTCACCACGCCATTACGACATTGAAAAAATTGAAATCAAAAATGATGGAATATGTGAGGGGAATTGTCCAAGGATAAATATTTCAATTAACTTAAAGACATTTGAAAACATTTGTTCCAAACAAATGTATTGGGATAGTACTCCCAAAAATTTTACTGGACAACTCACACAAAATGAAATTAAAAATATTTTATCGCTTCTTGACTATTCAAACTTCAGCGATTTTAATAGCAAATATGAAATTGGTTGTACAGACCAGACAACAACAACCTTGATAATTACTTATGACAATGGGAAAATAAAAAATATTGAAGATTATGGCTCGTCCGGTAATTTCACATTAGCAGAGATATATGATATTGTTTACAATATTAAATGGATTGAAAAAAATGAATAAATGCAATTCTACTCTTTTTTCTGTCATACTTTTTGTTCCAACACACAGGCAGTCATTTATCCGTCCTCGTTCCTGCGGGCGGTAAATCACTGCCCCAAACACAAACAAAAAGATATGCCAGAAAGCT includes:
- a CDS encoding peptidase M10, whose protein sequence is MDKQTRTLTITSNITFYGSSASLALATQTANDIQTKWNAAGGKVSIGGTEYNVLFSVTGEYKPGLTPAEVAKNTDIKQNFVRVEETAAGNISSYDFAGNSGYFLLSNIQGAGTTTEAHEYGHGLGLVPGTEGYHPEDLDLRGEGQPGIMYPRGTLVDAPYTYSPAKGASTVDPNTGRGVNTLSPEKRKVTQSDINMLGLDKLKFDNTGKANLGRITNTYKQKKP